The nucleotide window CAAATATAATTGAGCCCTAAGTTCACCTGCTGAACCTTTAGCGTATTTTAAAAATAAAACAAATTCGCGGTTATTTTCTCTTTCAAAACCTTCCGAAATATTTGGTAGAATTGAAACAGCAGATCTTTGTATCTGTTCTTTCAATCCAAAATCCTTATTTAATTTACTGCTTGCGGTTAAAGAATAAATATCTTTAACAAGTCCTCGTGCTTCGCTCCAAACTTTTAAATCCTCAAATTTATCTATTTTCATTCTTTCAATACTTTCCTAACCCTGACACTTTTAGATGTTTCTTATGTGTTGCAGTTTGTTTTACTTTCTAAACTTTCCTAACTTTAAAACTTTTATACATATTTTGTGATTTTTCTTTCAGTTTTTACTTTCATAACTTTCTAACTTTCATAACATTTACACATTTTTTACTGTTTCTTCATCCATTCCATCAACAAATTATCAAATTCTCCGTCAAATAATTTTACACCGTGGCCGGATTCGCCTTCTATCAGTAAAGCCTGCTTGTTTTTCATAATTTTTTTATACAAGATAAGACTGCTTTTGTAAGAATATTCATCCTGGGGAGAAGCGCAAATAGCAATTTTTCCTTTTTTGTAAGCGTTGATATAATCAAGCGTATCAAAACCTATATATTCTAATCCTGGGGAAAGCAGTACTAAAGTTCCTACGTGGTTATATGATGAGCCGTAAATAAGGCTTATGTTTGCGCCTATGCTTGCTCCGATAAGCCCGATATTTTTTCGGCTGATCTTTTTTT belongs to Elusimicrobiota bacterium and includes:
- a CDS encoding four helix bundle protein, whose product is MKIDKFEDLKVWSEARGLVKDIYSLTASSKLNKDFGLKEQIQRSAVSILPNISEGFERENNREFVLFLKYAKGSAGELRAQLYLVRDLDYINENQFSQAYKKIVTISKLLSGFMTYLKSQLS